A single region of the Kwoniella botswanensis chromosome 1, complete sequence genome encodes:
- a CDS encoding tRNA pseudouridine(38-40) synthase, which yields MAPLANLSKEELIAKIEYLENAARSKASTIPSQNEVQPINVPIAPTASASASTSSTPTPVLGENGKPLRKHERKVLKKSDKPFSFHSHPTRHIALMISYYGWPYCGLALQPPIGGKPAVDTVESELLKALEKTKLIEEGQGLEGCGYSRCGRTDRGVSGHGQVVNLWVRSLRKRDDGGEQLPYEVGWKDPRDPIEVKVKPQPTEENVDAETDDKDNKKKKKKKEAYDSAKSPSGPILEFPYPKLLNSVLPPSIRVLAWSPLNQEFDSRFSCSYRHYKYAFHLRPTPTTPSLDLALMSEGAGYLIGENDHRNFCKLDGSKQIKNHKRTVLKAYFESDPQTNGDRIIFNLVGTAFLWHQVRHIIAILFLIGSKLEKPEIVKDLLDVEKYPSKPIYTMGDPLPLTLHECGYEEGILDWRFGGYDGPYKSLTDQRKEELYACAMGGREGFERQLLGASQEANLRSWQINGSLRKLQEVYGTPAKKDKKDQIIYPVGGGEVIIGMNYKKLENRPRGETPDEVNRKWRELKGRAGGRGKKYEGMELDVEEDGGDE from the coding sequence ATGGCACCCTTGGCAAACCTATCAAAGGAAGAATTGATAGCCAAGATCGAATATCTTGAAAATGCAGCTCGGTCAAAGGCTTCAACTATTCCATCTCAGAATGAGGTGCAACCAATAAATGTTCCAATAGCACCAACAGCTTCAGCCTcagcttccacttcatcaacaCCTACACCAGTGCTAGGTGAAAATGGTAAACCCCTTCGTAAACACGAACGCAAAGTCCTGAAGAAATCCGACaaacctttctccttccattcccatcctaCCCGACATATCGCCCTGATGATCTCATACTACGGTTGGCCATATTGCGGATTAGCCCTCCAACCTCCCATAGGCGGTAAACCAGCTGTGGACACCGTCGAATCGGAATTACTCAAAGCGTTGGAAAAGACTAAACTTATCGAAGAGGGACAAGGGTTAGAAGGGTGTGGTTATTCAAGGTGCGGTAGGACTGATAGGGGTGTGAGCGGACATGGGCAGGTGGTCAATCTCTGGGTTAGGAGtttgaggaagagggatgacGGTGGCGAACAACTACCTTATGAAGTGGGTTGGAAAGATCCGAGGGATCCTATAGAGGTTAAAGTAAAACCACAACCCACGGAAGAAAATGTCGATGCGGAAACAGATGACAAGGATAAtaagaaaaagaagaagaagaaagaagcatACGATTCAGCCAAATCCCCATCAGGACCAATCTTAGAATTCCCCTATCCCAAATTACTCAATTCTGTTCTCCCACCCTCGATCAGAGTCCTCGCATGGTCACCTCTCAATCAGGAATTCGATTCTAGGTTCTCCTGCTCTTACAGACATTACAAATATGCTTTCCACCTTCGACCAACTCCCACCACTCCTTCACTAGATCTAGCGTTAATGTCCGAAGGTGCTGGTTATCTGATAGGGGAGAATGATCATAGGAATTTCTGTAAATTAGATGGATCGAAACAGATTAAAAATCATAAGCGTACAGTCCTCAAAGCGTATTTCGAATCCGACCCTCAAACCAATGGCGATAGGATAATATTCAATTTAGTTGGTACAGCATTCTTATGGCATCAAGTAAGACATATAATAGCTATCTTATTCCTCATCGGATCCAAACTAGAAAAACCGGAAATAGTAAAAGATTTGTTAGATGTCGAGAAATATCCTTCTAAACCTATTTATACGATGGGAGATCCTTTACCTCTGACATTACATGAATGCGGATATGAGGAAGGTATACTAGATTGGAGGTTTGGAGGATATGATGGACCTTACAAATCACTTACCGAccagaggaaagaagaattaTATGCATGTGCGATGGGAGGTAGAGAGGGATTCGAAAGGCAGCTCTTGGGGGCAAGTCAAGAAGCAAATTTGAGAAGTTGGCAAATCAATGGATCATTAAGGAAGTTACAAGAAGTGTATGGCACGCCggcgaagaaggataagaaagatcagattATATATCCTGTAGGTGGGGGAGAGGTGATCATAGGTATGAATTACAAGAAATTGGAGAACAGACCGAGGGGTGAGACGCCGGATGAAGTCAATAGGAAATGGAGGGAATTGAAGGGAAGAGCAGGTGGGAGAGGTAAGAAGTATGAGGGGATGGAATtggatgtggaagaggaCGGAGGTGATGAGTAG